One genomic window of Bartonella sp. HY038 includes the following:
- a CDS encoding FAD-binding oxidoreductase — MREKISGSQLEKGLDALATRFHANFSRNESVCSTHTHTITTLPHQLPDAVVYVENTQDMQDVVVIAKQYNLPIIAFNAGTSLEGQLNAPFGGISVDCSRMDKVIEFNPEDMTISVEPGITREVLNSWLRDSGLFFPVDPGANASIGGMASTRASGTNAVRYGTMKDAVLSAEVVMADGRLIRTASKAKKSAAGYDLTHLLVGSEGTLGLFTAITLKLHPIPEVIASGVCTFDSVKHACDAVIEMIQCAVPIARVELMDQIQVAACNAYSGLDLEPRPTLCLEFHGDSAGVDTQIALFDEIAKSHSGLDFIHSRDPQERTKLWTARHNAFWASEALMKGCEIFSTDVCVPISKLADCVEETQKDLQESGLMGPIVGHVGDGNFHVLLGYHKDKPDEVSKAMEFSARLSERAIAFDGTCTGEHGIGQRKAPYLRKEFGYGVDYMQLIKQALDPQNILNPGKYGFKNY; from the coding sequence GTCTGCTCAACCCACACCCATACAATTACTACACTTCCTCACCAGCTACCCGATGCGGTGGTTTATGTTGAAAATACTCAAGATATGCAAGATGTAGTGGTAATTGCCAAACAATATAATCTTCCTATCATCGCATTTAATGCAGGTACATCGCTCGAAGGGCAATTAAACGCACCATTTGGGGGCATTAGCGTTGATTGTTCACGCATGGATAAGGTGATCGAATTTAACCCAGAAGACATGACTATAAGCGTTGAACCAGGTATTACGCGCGAAGTATTAAACAGCTGGTTGCGCGACAGTGGTTTATTTTTTCCTGTTGATCCGGGTGCAAACGCCTCTATTGGCGGCATGGCATCGACCCGCGCATCTGGTACCAATGCTGTACGCTATGGCACCATGAAAGATGCAGTTCTAAGTGCAGAGGTGGTTATGGCTGATGGCAGGCTTATTCGCACCGCTAGCAAAGCAAAAAAAAGTGCTGCAGGCTATGATTTAACTCATCTTCTTGTTGGATCTGAGGGTACATTAGGATTATTTACTGCTATCACCTTAAAACTACACCCTATCCCTGAAGTTATTGCCAGTGGTGTTTGCACATTTGATAGCGTTAAACATGCGTGTGATGCGGTAATTGAAATGATTCAATGCGCCGTACCGATAGCGCGTGTTGAATTAATGGATCAAATTCAAGTTGCTGCTTGTAACGCTTATTCAGGTTTAGACCTTGAACCGCGTCCAACTCTCTGCCTTGAATTTCATGGTGACAGCGCTGGTGTAGACACACAAATCGCGCTTTTTGACGAAATTGCCAAATCCCATAGCGGCTTAGATTTCATCCATTCGCGAGATCCGCAAGAGCGGACAAAATTATGGACAGCGCGCCACAATGCGTTTTGGGCAAGCGAAGCTTTAATGAAAGGGTGTGAAATTTTTTCAACCGATGTCTGTGTACCCATATCAAAACTAGCTGATTGCGTGGAAGAAACTCAAAAAGACTTGCAAGAATCAGGATTAATGGGACCTATTGTTGGGCATGTAGGCGATGGTAATTTTCATGTTTTACTTGGATACCACAAAGACAAGCCAGACGAAGTTTCTAAAGCTATGGAGTTTTCTGCGCGCTTAAGTGAAAGAGCTATTGCTTTTGATGGGACCTGTACGGGGGAACACGGCATTGGCCAACGCAAAGCACCTTATTTACGTAAAGAATTTGGCTATGGCGTCGATTATATGCAATTGATCAAGCAAGCACTTGATCCGCAAAATATTTTAAATCCGGGAAAATATGGCTTTAAAAATTATTAA